In the genome of Fibrobacter sp., one region contains:
- a CDS encoding A/G-specific adenine glycosylase, with product MDSQELKKLRNWFSKNAAALPWRPLDLDAPRDPYAVWISETMLQQTQVSTVREYFVRWMERFPDVATLAKASEEEVFKYWQGLGYYSRARNILKTAKIVAESANATASAATTSQKTPPMPATRKELEALPGIGAYTAGAILSLAYHKQEAILDGNLVRIFARFYALDFLPTENANAAATYWNYAKEVADSPKAYMHNEALMELGRTVCKIKNPECANCPLKERCKAFAAGTTSQFPPAKKHVQKDWHGTVLIIESKDHKILAVHGGQKFFSNQFALPHFETAKSVAIGLPQQAENLINADDILSIEKIGSFRHGITVHKISCGVLHITLNKTAKAAQTSVTRARTGKTANQETLWIEKAKATETFANSFSLKALESLSSCADKS from the coding sequence ATGGATTCGCAAGAATTAAAGAAACTCCGCAACTGGTTTTCAAAGAACGCCGCAGCACTGCCGTGGCGTCCTCTTGATTTAGACGCGCCCCGAGATCCTTACGCCGTATGGATCAGCGAGACCATGCTGCAACAAACCCAGGTTTCTACCGTACGCGAATACTTTGTCCGTTGGATGGAACGTTTTCCCGACGTCGCCACCCTTGCGAAAGCCTCTGAAGAAGAAGTCTTTAAATACTGGCAGGGGCTTGGATATTACAGCCGCGCCCGCAACATTCTGAAGACGGCGAAGATTGTAGCGGAGTCCGCAAACGCCACGGCAAGTGCTGCGACGACCTCACAAAAAACGCCTCCCATGCCCGCCACCCGCAAGGAGCTGGAAGCTCTTCCCGGCATTGGTGCATATACTGCAGGCGCAATTCTCAGCCTCGCTTACCACAAGCAAGAAGCGATTCTCGACGGGAACCTGGTCCGTATTTTCGCCCGTTTCTACGCGCTGGATTTTCTCCCCACAGAAAATGCAAACGCAGCCGCCACCTACTGGAACTACGCCAAGGAAGTGGCGGACTCCCCCAAGGCTTACATGCACAACGAGGCCCTGATGGAATTAGGCCGCACCGTTTGCAAAATCAAGAATCCGGAATGTGCCAACTGCCCTCTCAAAGAGAGGTGTAAAGCATTCGCCGCAGGCACCACCAGTCAATTTCCGCCAGCAAAAAAGCACGTCCAAAAAGACTGGCACGGCACTGTCCTCATCATCGAAAGCAAGGACCATAAAATCCTCGCCGTTCATGGCGGCCAAAAATTTTTCAGCAACCAGTTCGCCCTCCCCCATTTCGAGACGGCGAAAAGTGTCGCTATTGGCCTTCCCCAGCAAGCAGAAAATCTAATTAACGCCGACGACATTCTATCCATCGAAAAGATCGGTTCCTTCCGTCACGGCATTACCGTCCACAAGATTTCTTGCGGCGTTCTACATATCACCCTGAACAAAACTGCAAAAGCAGCACAAACCAGCGTCACTCGCGCACGAACTGGCAAGACCGCAAATCAGGAAACACTGTGGATAGAAAAAGCGAAGGCCACAGAGACCTTCGCCAACAGTTTCAGTTTAAAAGCCTTAGAATCTCTTTCGAGCTGTGCAGATAAATCTTAA
- the hisA gene encoding phosphoribosylformimino-5-aminoimidazole carboxamide ribotide isomerase, translating into MTKFRPCIDLHDGKVKQIVGSSLSDSGAGLKTNFETDRSPAWFAELYKKDGITGGHVIMLGKGNEAAAKAALAAYPNGLQIGGGINAENAKEYLDAGASHVIVTSWIFPDGKLDRERLAALVNVVGKEHLVLDLSCKRTGVDANGNPTWNIATNRWQTLIDIQITPATLRDLAESCDEFLIHAADVEGKQQGMDDDLIRFLAENSPIPATYAGGAKSLEDLVHCKEISNGKIDLTIGSALDLFGGKGVKYDDCVKFNKA; encoded by the coding sequence ATGACAAAGTTTCGTCCGTGCATCGACCTGCATGATGGAAAGGTCAAACAGATCGTAGGCAGTTCCCTGAGCGATTCTGGAGCTGGCCTCAAGACCAATTTTGAAACGGACCGTTCTCCCGCATGGTTCGCAGAACTTTATAAGAAAGACGGCATTACTGGCGGTCACGTGATTATGCTGGGCAAAGGCAACGAAGCCGCAGCAAAGGCTGCCCTCGCCGCCTACCCTAATGGCCTGCAGATCGGTGGTGGCATCAATGCCGAAAACGCCAAGGAATATCTGGACGCAGGCGCAAGCCATGTGATTGTGACCAGCTGGATTTTTCCGGATGGCAAACTGGATCGCGAACGCCTCGCCGCCCTCGTAAACGTTGTAGGTAAGGAACATTTGGTTTTGGACCTTAGCTGCAAACGCACCGGTGTCGATGCCAACGGCAACCCCACCTGGAATATCGCAACAAACCGCTGGCAAACTTTGATCGACATCCAGATTACCCCGGCAACGCTCCGAGACCTGGCGGAAAGCTGCGACGAATTCTTGATTCACGCCGCAGACGTGGAGGGAAAGCAGCAGGGCATGGACGACGACTTGATTCGTTTCCTGGCAGAAAACAGCCCCATTCCTGCAACCTACGCTGGCGGCGCCAAGTCTCTTGAAGATTTGGTACACTGCAAAGAAATTTCTAACGGAAAGATTGACCTCACCATCGGAAGTGCATTGGACCTTTTTGGTGGCAAAGGAGTGAAGTACGATGACTGCGTCAAATTCAACAAAGCTTAA
- a CDS encoding glycosyltransferase — protein MTASNSTKLKATDKLDTRPGIFGRTVTSTFRKSFGIKHKPPGNIRTCWIPPIVFGSALINIPKLLKLRSYLKKERKARLAKDPNDISVLYYSDNLDETNGIANNLRNVIPYMRAHGLKAGLMGSAFNTRPCGVVENGYCILLPRMFSMEQLGYANSELAIPRVSPVLRLLKRYPVDIIELETPSPGAWLIALCGKLAGIKVMSHYRTDVPQYTRTLVKAKWMHFYVLKLMQIFYWMARPVISPCDDYSNALINELKVPENQVRLMPRGLPLERFQASMRGQGTWEKFGCTREQRPVRFSFIGRISKEKNLEFLNRVWKKFAAKHNDVELMYVGYGWYLDEIKAEFAKSDVKDSVNFAGEQGGDTLAGLYADSDFFLFPSTTDTFGNVVVEAMSTGTPAIVSNYGGPRNIVDSEKHGMILPIDEEKWLQALENCRKMKLENAEAYEQMRKDCQIRSTRYTLENSSKSQFEYFRKVAKEYYKV, from the coding sequence ATGACTGCGTCAAATTCAACAAAGCTTAAGGCTACAGACAAGCTGGACACTCGTCCAGGCATTTTTGGACGCACTGTCACCAGCACGTTCCGCAAAAGTTTTGGCATCAAGCACAAGCCACCAGGAAACATTCGTACCTGCTGGATTCCGCCTATTGTTTTCGGCTCCGCCCTCATCAATATTCCGAAATTGTTGAAGCTCCGTTCCTACCTGAAAAAGGAACGCAAGGCTCGCCTTGCAAAAGATCCTAACGACATTAGCGTCCTTTACTACTCTGACAATCTGGACGAAACCAACGGTATTGCAAATAACCTCCGCAACGTGATTCCCTACATGCGCGCCCACGGCTTGAAGGCCGGTCTCATGGGAAGCGCATTCAACACCCGCCCCTGCGGTGTTGTGGAAAACGGCTACTGCATTTTGCTGCCCCGTATGTTCAGCATGGAACAGCTGGGTTACGCCAACAGCGAACTGGCCATTCCCCGCGTAAGCCCGGTGCTCCGTTTGCTGAAGCGTTATCCCGTAGACATTATCGAACTTGAAACCCCCAGCCCTGGCGCATGGCTTATCGCCCTCTGCGGAAAGCTCGCTGGCATCAAGGTCATGAGCCATTACCGCACCGACGTTCCCCAGTACACAAGAACTTTGGTGAAGGCCAAGTGGATGCACTTCTATGTGCTCAAGCTGATGCAGATTTTCTACTGGATGGCACGTCCGGTAATCAGTCCCTGCGACGACTATTCCAACGCCCTCATTAACGAATTGAAGGTGCCGGAAAATCAAGTACGTCTGATGCCTCGCGGCCTCCCCCTAGAACGATTCCAGGCATCGATGCGTGGGCAGGGTACTTGGGAAAAGTTCGGCTGCACCCGCGAACAGCGCCCGGTACGATTCTCCTTCATTGGACGAATTTCCAAGGAAAAGAATCTGGAATTCCTGAACCGTGTCTGGAAGAAATTTGCAGCTAAGCATAACGACGTAGAATTAATGTACGTAGGCTACGGCTGGTACCTTGACGAAATCAAGGCTGAATTTGCCAAGAGCGACGTGAAGGACAGCGTGAATTTCGCAGGTGAACAAGGTGGCGACACTTTGGCCGGTCTCTACGCCGACTCCGACTTTTTCCTGTTCCCCAGCACTACGGACACCTTCGGCAACGTGGTGGTGGAAGCCATGTCTACAGGCACTCCCGCCATCGTCAGCAACTATGGCGGTCCCCGCAATATCGTGGACAGCGAAAAGCATGGCATGATTCTTCCCATCGACGAAGAAAAGTGGCTGCAAGCTCTGGAAAATTGCCGCAAGATGAAGCTGGAAAATGCAGAAGCCTACGAACAGATGCGTAAGGATTGTCAGATCCGTAGCACCCGCTACACTCTGGAAAATTCCAGCAAGTCCCAGTTCGAATATTTCCGAAAAGTCGCAAAGGAATACTACAAGGTATAG
- a CDS encoding GDP-mannose 4,6-dehydratase, with protein sequence MSILVTGGTGALGFHILSSLKGTSHDLYSFSDEQPQPWQKVDGVQYLNGDLLNFKDVLEMLQQVSPTHIYHLASQSSVGLSYKKPYETLNINLLGTQNLLEAVRQVCPKAKVMLLSSSEIYGRTERNLTYLHKESDQPNPMTPYATSKACMELLGNQFRNAHGLHVVFVRPFYFTGPHHSRRFVIPSIAYQLVKIKHYGTEPVIYSGSLDVSRDIVDVRDVARGMIQLLNQAESGEVYNICCGKSYTIREVVEMMVDIADVNVDFRFDPGYERRNEIPLLIGDPTKVMDTGWKPMISMEDSLTDLFNEMVLRRRIELKMGMGKDLRL encoded by the coding sequence ATGAGTATTCTAGTTACCGGTGGTACGGGCGCATTAGGGTTCCATATTCTCTCCAGTCTGAAAGGTACTTCTCACGACCTTTACAGCTTCAGTGATGAACAACCCCAGCCCTGGCAAAAGGTCGATGGCGTTCAGTACTTGAACGGAGACCTGTTGAATTTCAAGGACGTGTTGGAAATGCTCCAGCAGGTGAGTCCCACCCACATCTATCATCTGGCAAGTCAGTCCTCTGTGGGCCTCAGCTACAAGAAGCCTTACGAAACACTGAACATCAACTTGCTAGGTACACAGAACCTTCTGGAAGCCGTACGCCAGGTTTGCCCCAAGGCAAAGGTGATGCTCCTGAGCTCCAGTGAAATCTACGGTCGAACCGAGCGCAACCTGACTTATCTTCACAAGGAATCTGACCAACCCAACCCCATGACACCCTATGCAACATCAAAGGCATGCATGGAACTATTGGGCAACCAGTTCCGTAACGCACATGGCTTGCACGTTGTATTCGTGCGTCCCTTCTACTTTACCGGGCCTCACCACAGCCGCCGTTTTGTAATTCCTTCCATTGCCTATCAGCTGGTGAAAATCAAGCACTACGGCACCGAACCGGTCATCTACTCCGGAAGCCTTGACGTAAGCCGCGACATCGTGGACGTTCGCGACGTGGCACGTGGTATGATCCAGCTTTTGAACCAGGCAGAATCCGGCGAAGTGTACAACATTTGCTGCGGTAAGTCCTACACCATCCGCGAAGTCGTGGAAATGATGGTAGACATCGCCGACGTGAACGTAGACTTCCGTTTTGACCCGGGTTATGAACGCCGCAACGAAATTCCCCTGCTCATCGGTGACCCCACCAAGGTAATGGACACTGGTTGGAAACCCATGATCAGCATGGAAGACAGCCTTACCGACTTGTTCAACGAAATGGTTCTGCGCCGCCGCATCGAATTGAAGATGGGCATGGGCAAAGATCTGAGACTTTAG
- a CDS encoding LrgB family protein, which yields MNTIINSPLFGIFLTLAAFEVGVALNKKFKYSILNPLLIGLILIVGFLMITGISYDSYKIGGDYVSIMLGPATVVLAVPLYRQLGNLKKHWLPILTGIAVGSLTSIFCVVAASKLVGLSETLMLSLVPKSITIPMGSVVSEQIGGIPSITIISIVITGITGAVTASVVCKFFRIKHKVAQGIAIGTASHALGTTRAMEIGETQGAMSSLAIGIAGIFTAVVAPILLQVIA from the coding sequence ATGAACACCATCATCAACTCGCCCCTGTTCGGAATTTTCCTGACCTTGGCCGCCTTCGAAGTGGGCGTGGCTCTGAACAAGAAATTCAAGTACTCCATCTTGAACCCGCTGCTCATCGGCCTCATTCTCATTGTGGGATTCCTGATGATTACGGGAATCAGCTACGACAGCTACAAGATAGGCGGCGACTATGTTTCCATAATGCTAGGCCCCGCTACTGTGGTTTTGGCCGTTCCCTTGTACAGGCAGCTGGGCAACCTCAAAAAGCACTGGCTCCCGATTTTGACAGGCATCGCCGTCGGTAGCCTCACTTCCATTTTCTGCGTGGTGGCAGCCTCTAAGTTGGTTGGCCTTAGCGAAACCTTGATGCTTTCCTTGGTTCCAAAGTCCATCACCATTCCCATGGGCTCCGTAGTTTCCGAACAGATTGGCGGCATTCCCAGCATTACCATTATTTCCATTGTGATTACGGGAATTACTGGAGCCGTCACTGCTTCTGTGGTTTGCAAGTTCTTCCGCATTAAGCACAAGGTGGCACAGGGTATTGCCATCGGTACAGCTAGCCACGCACTAGGCACCACCCGTGCCATGGAAATCGGAGAAACCCAAGGCGCCATGAGCTCCCTCGCCATCGGCATTGCGGGAATCTTCACCGCAGTAGTGGCACCGATTCTATTGCAAGTGATTGCATAA
- the fmt gene encoding methionyl-tRNA formyltransferase — MKIVFMGTPEFAACFLKHLKESDFAEVVGVVTQPDRPAGRGRVLTPPPVKSLALEYGLPVLQPVDLKAPEFEEELRAFGADLFVVVAYSILPKNILGVAKFGAVNVHGSMLPKYRGAAPVQRAIADGLPETGVTVFRLDEKMDHGPILAQRVIPIDHQDTTASLLEKMVAPGCEALDDAINQLITGTEKDLTQDHAQASGAPKLKKEEGLIDFNLPAKVIHDRIRAFNPWPGGYGKLGGRMVYLRVTDTPANGPSLAPGAVAFKDKRFYVGTGEGLLEVIEIQAEGKKPMPVADFMRGIQNHDGLAFGN; from the coding sequence ATGAAGATTGTATTTATGGGTACGCCGGAATTCGCGGCATGTTTTTTGAAGCACTTGAAAGAAAGTGACTTTGCAGAAGTTGTTGGTGTTGTAACTCAGCCGGACCGTCCCGCAGGACGCGGCCGCGTGCTGACTCCTCCGCCGGTAAAGAGCCTGGCCTTGGAATATGGCCTGCCGGTGTTGCAGCCTGTGGACTTGAAGGCTCCGGAATTTGAAGAAGAACTCCGCGCCTTTGGTGCGGACCTCTTTGTGGTGGTGGCTTACTCCATTCTTCCTAAGAACATTCTTGGCGTTGCAAAGTTTGGTGCTGTGAACGTTCACGGCAGTATGCTTCCCAAGTACCGCGGTGCCGCTCCCGTGCAGCGCGCTATCGCCGATGGCCTCCCGGAAACAGGCGTTACTGTTTTCCGCCTGGATGAAAAGATGGACCACGGTCCCATCCTTGCTCAGCGTGTGATTCCCATCGACCATCAGGATACTACCGCAAGCCTTCTGGAAAAGATGGTGGCTCCCGGTTGTGAAGCTTTGGACGATGCTATTAACCAGCTTATTACCGGTACTGAAAAGGATTTGACTCAGGATCACGCCCAGGCTTCTGGTGCTCCCAAACTGAAGAAGGAAGAAGGTCTTATCGACTTCAATCTTCCGGCCAAGGTGATTCACGACCGCATCCGCGCTTTCAACCCGTGGCCCGGTGGCTATGGAAAATTGGGCGGCCGCATGGTCTACCTCCGCGTTACAGACACTCCCGCAAACGGCCCCAGCCTCGCTCCTGGTGCAGTTGCCTTCAAGGACAAGCGCTTCTATGTAGGCACTGGCGAAGGTCTCCTGGAAGTGATTGAAATTCAGGCCGAAGGCAAGAAGCCCATGCCGGTGGCAGACTTTATGCGTGGCATCCAGAATCACGACGGACTTGCCTTCGGCAATTAG
- a CDS encoding CidA/LrgA family protein, with protein MRIPLQIAVIFAICLAGEFLNQVVGIPIPGNILGMVLLLILLCTKILKPEQISGVSSFFLNHLALFFLPPSIAIMTVGDDILSQWPTLLLLCIVLTLISLAATGLTTQFLIGHQEKRLNIEQLEDDEMKQSTRGKK; from the coding sequence ATGAGAATACCTCTTCAAATTGCCGTGATTTTTGCCATTTGCCTGGCAGGCGAATTTCTAAACCAAGTGGTTGGCATTCCTATTCCGGGTAACATTCTCGGCATGGTTCTGCTCCTTATATTACTTTGTACTAAAATTCTTAAACCGGAGCAGATTTCCGGCGTTTCCAGTTTCTTCTTGAACCATCTGGCACTTTTCTTCTTGCCGCCAAGCATCGCCATTATGACCGTTGGCGACGACATTCTCAGCCAGTGGCCCACCCTACTCCTTCTTTGCATCGTACTGACGCTCATCAGCTTGGCAGCCACCGGCCTTACCACGCAGTTTCTCATTGGCCATCAAGAAAAGCGTCTGAACATCGAACAACTTGAAGATGACGAAATGAAACAATCCACTAGGGGGAAGAAATGA
- a CDS encoding RNA methyltransferase, with protein MQNEVKDQLKERREAYRVLMQWVDEGAFIKDSGLSPFAMEIALGVCRRHLYLDYFVKTLTKKKPLLELQMIIEMGLFQMFFMSVPDYAAVSTSANLAKLLGFGDGAARLVNGVLGAAKKSGLPQMPPQRVRRVSIENSVPEWIVRRWFDVYGGDTAELLAKKTLERPTEWLRVNLQKTNAPKLAQKLGFDGASILYDRYIQVPADAKLKPVLESESFAKGEFSLQNPSAYEVVKLLDLKPGLKVWDACAAPGGKSALMAEMDPSLCILASDVSDFRMDKMQDLADRLGLTNIHTACIDVLSLTEGNGMEFIARGLNLSPGALVDRILLDVPCSNMGVIARRPEAVYRLTNQSLKELADLQYRLLESAANVLAEKGVIVYATCSPDPVETTQVISKFLKAHPNFAKAGDAVLPGNKDSRFDGFFAQALIRNA; from the coding sequence ATGCAGAACGAAGTCAAGGATCAGCTTAAGGAACGCCGTGAGGCCTACCGCGTCTTGATGCAGTGGGTTGATGAGGGTGCGTTTATCAAGGACAGTGGACTTTCTCCCTTTGCCATGGAAATTGCTTTGGGTGTTTGCCGTCGCCATCTTTACCTGGATTATTTCGTCAAGACGTTGACGAAGAAGAAACCTTTGCTGGAACTCCAGATGATTATCGAGATGGGATTGTTCCAGATGTTCTTTATGAGCGTCCCGGATTACGCCGCTGTCAGCACCAGCGCAAATCTCGCGAAGTTACTTGGCTTTGGTGATGGTGCTGCCCGCCTGGTGAATGGCGTACTTGGTGCAGCAAAGAAGAGCGGTCTTCCGCAAATGCCCCCGCAGCGCGTGCGCCGAGTTTCTATTGAAAACTCCGTGCCCGAATGGATTGTACGTCGTTGGTTTGACGTGTACGGCGGTGACACTGCTGAACTTCTCGCAAAGAAGACTTTGGAACGACCGACGGAATGGCTGCGCGTAAATCTTCAGAAGACTAACGCTCCTAAGCTTGCCCAGAAACTTGGCTTTGATGGAGCTTCCATTCTTTACGACCGTTACATTCAGGTTCCTGCCGATGCAAAACTGAAGCCGGTTCTTGAATCTGAATCATTTGCAAAGGGCGAATTCAGCCTGCAGAATCCTTCCGCCTACGAAGTGGTGAAACTTCTGGATTTGAAGCCCGGCCTGAAGGTTTGGGACGCCTGTGCTGCTCCTGGTGGCAAGTCCGCCCTCATGGCAGAAATGGACCCCAGCCTCTGCATTCTCGCCAGCGATGTTTCTGATTTCCGTATGGACAAGATGCAGGACTTGGCTGACCGCCTCGGCCTCACCAACATTCATACTGCTTGCATCGATGTGCTTTCTCTTACGGAAGGCAACGGAATGGAATTTATTGCCCGAGGCTTGAACTTGTCTCCGGGTGCTCTGGTGGATCGCATTCTTTTGGATGTGCCCTGTAGCAACATGGGCGTGATTGCCCGCCGACCCGAAGCCGTTTACCGCCTGACCAATCAGTCTCTGAAGGAATTGGCTGACTTGCAGTACCGTTTGCTGGAATCTGCAGCTAACGTTCTTGCAGAAAAGGGCGTTATCGTTTATGCCACCTGCTCTCCGGATCCGGTGGAAACGACCCAGGTTATTTCCAAGTTTCTCAAGGCTCATCCGAATTTTGCAAAGGCGGGCGACGCCGTGCTTCCCGGTAACAAGGATTCCCGTTTCGATGGTTTCTTTGCCCAGGCCTTGATTCGTAACGCATAA
- a CDS encoding nitroreductase family protein gives MNFYSETYHESVKYAAKAVADPIVLQWEKQKAADRRYSGCNRIDVRAEDVPGFGYVSGDDIKPVGVYVVLRGRSLPDGIYAYDAAGGASGRGVDSAAGSASRTVAGQLVKIGGKDEMKSLAAAFPDKDFVCDTPVLYIFTGILERAVWRFKESAYSQVQRDVGACVGSVLLDAKRKGAKVFPLGGFVDDDVAVALKLPSTEVPLACLAVFPEYSEVAYDSVDDGVGESAYSNRSEMDMVASADRYAARFMHQNRAETIEDLSKCIRVRRLVSQALPGDEFPLTPAKYSGDSYLSALPDLEQVAAKNVPFRKISMDLDDFSSMLRWLELGPINLFGAGLLKIWIVTFDVMFVYPGVYRYVPVRKSIYMQNGVVVMKKFAKCHAAVEDAENAAFAVVLTADLKEACNLLGERAYRYLNLNAGYILQSLHLSGRVLNKTVRSPHFFYEDDLKKLCNIPEEESVISEILVGK, from the coding sequence ATGAATTTTTACTCAGAAACCTACCATGAATCGGTAAAGTACGCAGCGAAGGCCGTTGCGGATCCCATTGTGCTGCAGTGGGAAAAGCAAAAAGCGGCGGATCGCCGTTACTCTGGCTGTAACCGAATTGATGTCCGGGCAGAAGACGTGCCTGGTTTTGGGTACGTTTCTGGAGATGATATTAAGCCTGTGGGCGTTTATGTGGTTCTGAGAGGCCGCAGTTTGCCCGATGGGATTTATGCCTACGATGCTGCTGGGGGTGCGTCGGGCCGAGGGGTTGATTCCGCCGCGGGCTCCGCTTCAAGGACTGTCGCCGGCCAGTTGGTGAAAATTGGCGGCAAGGATGAAATGAAATCCTTGGCAGCGGCTTTCCCGGATAAGGATTTTGTCTGCGACACTCCGGTGCTGTACATTTTTACTGGAATTTTGGAACGCGCTGTTTGGCGTTTTAAGGAATCGGCCTATTCCCAGGTGCAGCGTGATGTGGGCGCCTGCGTGGGAAGTGTTCTGCTGGACGCAAAACGCAAGGGCGCGAAGGTTTTCCCTCTGGGTGGTTTTGTAGATGACGATGTGGCGGTGGCCTTGAAGTTGCCCTCTACAGAAGTTCCGCTGGCTTGCTTGGCGGTGTTTCCGGAGTATAGCGAAGTTGCCTACGACTCGGTGGATGATGGTGTGGGCGAATCGGCCTATTCCAACCGAAGCGAAATGGATATGGTGGCTTCGGCGGATCGATATGCTGCCCGCTTTATGCACCAGAACCGTGCAGAAACCATTGAAGATTTAAGCAAGTGCATTCGTGTGCGTCGCTTGGTTTCCCAGGCACTGCCCGGCGATGAATTCCCCCTGACTCCTGCGAAGTATTCTGGCGACAGCTACCTTAGTGCGTTGCCCGACTTGGAACAGGTGGCCGCAAAAAACGTGCCCTTCAGAAAGATCAGCATGGACCTGGATGATTTTTCCAGTATGCTTCGCTGGCTGGAACTGGGCCCGATCAATTTGTTCGGCGCAGGACTTTTGAAAATCTGGATTGTGACTTTTGATGTGATGTTTGTGTACCCTGGTGTGTACCGCTATGTGCCTGTACGCAAGTCCATCTACATGCAGAACGGTGTTGTGGTGATGAAAAAGTTTGCCAAGTGCCACGCCGCTGTAGAAGATGCTGAAAACGCAGCCTTTGCCGTGGTACTTACTGCCGACTTGAAGGAAGCCTGCAACCTGCTGGGAGAACGCGCTTACCGCTACTTGAATTTGAATGCGGGATACATTCTGCAATCTCTGCACTTGTCTGGACGAGTGTTGAACAAGACCGTTCGCAGCCCTCATTTCTTCTACGAAGACGACCTGAAAAAGCTCTGCAACATTCCCGAAGAGGAATCTGTTATTTCCGAAATCCTTGTGGGGAAGTAG